The Rhododendron vialii isolate Sample 1 chromosome 1a, ASM3025357v1 region tttcaatctcgttattttctttgtcacgtgattaaaaagaaaaagttgttcagtattatttggaaattttgtaattgtgtttaatttaGCAATAAAACACTATTGAATactaagagatcaaatacattaaaatatggatataaatgtatttattttgggacttactcataaaaTCACTCATATAAtaaataaacacggattttgaacattttttttatccggtgaaaaaataaggagattataagaacatgacacaaagacattagctaaggggttgatttgtgcattttttaatatttttgtaatgtgtaatgaaatataaatataaattttttcaatatagtttgattacccaataaaaaataattcagttgtcaaatacattacttatgctattttttattttatttgcaaaaaacaaaaataaaatgtaaaattttagaaatagtccctctattttacataaaatctcaatttagtctctctatgaaagaaaatgacaattttgcccttcagttccgtttgtttcattgacGGCGTCAGGGaaagggacgaaattgagacggaatgaaaactatagggttaaaattgatacaattaatattaaatggacgaaaatgagaactcgtgcaaactagatggaccatttgtaaaattttcccaattttAAATTGAAGCTAACAAGGATGCATCTGAACTTGAAGATCTTAGGTCCGGTTTCGTGCATCCTCCAGAAATCAGATGTGCCAATTCATCGACAGAATCCGGCTGCGCCTCCAAATCTCCCAACTTGTGCAAAGTAGGCATTACAATATatttttcatggtaaattaacctgcacaagggaaaaaaatgtcTGCCAACTACAAAGCTCCATAACTTTGCGCACCCAAAAATAACGAAGTTCGAGAAAGAGGGTACAGCTTCACAATTCAAATCACATGTTACGTGAATAAACTACTACAAAGAAAAATATCAAGTGACCAAAAACTTTAATACTCCATACAACAAAATGTAATCCCACACCCCAAAGGCTTGGAACAATATCTTGAATCTACTGAGCAGAAACATCAACAAATTATTTCAATATGTTGGAGAAGCAGAAAATCCAAATAGTGGCTTTCTGGTTTCAGACCTTCCGATATAAGCACCAACCACAGACTTAATAAAGCAAGTTCATGCAGTACTCCATGTACACTACAACAATCTGGTTAGTTTTTAAACACCCAACTCATAATCACAAGAAGGTTTACTGTGCCATTATAAAATAACACAGCAGAATATCTCATAGATCTGGAGAGAAAAGTATGGAGAGGTGATGATGTCCAAGTAATTCATTTGGCAATAAGTTGAAGCAGGTGGAAGGGCACACACAGGCAATATTCCTGTACATTATGGTAAGTGTAGAGGTTGGACTGAATACAATAGATAATGGACAGTGACACAGATGATACTATAATAAGTGCAGCACCTAAAAGAAACTTAAGGCATATGTGACCCCCATTAATTTTGTCCACTTCCTTCAGTAATATGCTGGTCTtgcacccaaaaaataaaattaaaaattccaCTTCGGTTGGCAATTGAATTCTGCAAAATTTAAGATTGAAAAGCTTGTAGAGTGCTCCATGTTTTGAGAACCATGCATCAAGATAGCACGACTGACCCTGGATATAGCAATTGTGGGATGAGAACACTACAGGGCATAAAATTGAAACATCACAAATGATCATCAATCCAAATAACAAGATATTGCAACTTAAACTATATCAGTGAAAAAGGTTCACAGGgatacaaaataatataaaaagaTAAAACTGTCACACAACGATCGGAAGTTGACATACCCAACAACGTTGAAAATGCAACATAAGCCAATCTTGCTAGATGAACTGGTATATCATTTTGGAtgatttggggaaaaaatggtggccatttTTTGTCCTCAAGAACAATACCAGCTGCA contains the following coding sequences:
- the LOC131302527 gene encoding uncharacterized protein LOC131302527, which codes for MHLNILLFCQEVCVTWVIFSCFAAGIVLEDKKWPPFFPQIIQNDIPVHLARLAYVAFSTLLVFSSHNCYIQGQSCYLDAWFSKHGALYKLFNLKFCRIQLPTEVEFLILFFGCKTSILLKEVDKINGGHICLKFLLGAALIIVSSVSLSIIYCIQSNLYTYHNVQEYCLCVPFHLLQLIAK